In Sphingomonas sp. LR60, the following are encoded in one genomic region:
- a CDS encoding DsbE family thiol:disulfide interchange protein has protein sequence MKRWLVWLPLCAFGIIVAVIAWGLWKPADRTVRSALVGRPLPDFVLPAIAPGKPGLTTADFKQGSPRLLNVFASWCVPCVAEAPQLLTLKAAGVPIDAIAIKDTSSDISAFLRRNGDPYARVGADAHSRVQLALGSSGVPETFVVDGKGVIRAQHVGDIRAEDVPQLLQALADAK, from the coding sequence GTGAAGCGCTGGCTGGTCTGGCTGCCGCTCTGCGCGTTCGGGATCATCGTCGCGGTGATCGCCTGGGGGCTGTGGAAACCTGCCGATCGCACGGTGCGCTCGGCCTTGGTCGGGCGACCGCTGCCCGACTTCGTCCTGCCCGCGATCGCCCCCGGCAAGCCCGGCCTGACCACCGCCGACTTCAAGCAGGGTAGCCCGCGGTTGCTCAACGTTTTCGCGAGCTGGTGCGTGCCGTGCGTCGCGGAGGCACCGCAATTGCTGACGCTCAAGGCCGCCGGCGTGCCGATCGATGCAATCGCGATCAAGGACACGTCCAGCGACATCTCCGCTTTCCTGCGCCGTAACGGCGATCCTTACGCGCGGGTCGGCGCCGATGCGCACAGCCGCGTCCAGCTCGCGCTCGGCTCGTCGGGCGTGCCCGAGACGTTCGTCGTCGACGGCAAGGGCGTGATCCGTGCGCAGCATGTCGGCGATATCCGCGCCGAGGACGTGCCCCAACTCCTGCAAGCATTGGCGGACGCGAAGTGA
- a CDS encoding DUF1440 domain-containing protein yields MRSLFTTALIGVGAGLAASFVMDRFQDVAAPAFGMDGGNDDPATVKAADTLSNAVEGRPVTQKHREAAGSAMHYALGAAIGGGYALAVRQWPELARGWGVPTGLTTMLLLDDLLVPAAGWGPWPEAEVPGNAYGLASHLVFGVALEGVRRAGEALPA; encoded by the coding sequence ATGCGTTCGCTGTTCACCACTGCCTTGATCGGCGTCGGCGCCGGGTTGGCCGCGTCGTTCGTCATGGACCGTTTTCAGGACGTTGCAGCACCCGCGTTCGGGATGGACGGCGGCAACGACGATCCCGCGACCGTCAAGGCCGCCGACACGCTCAGCAATGCGGTCGAGGGCCGCCCGGTCACGCAGAAGCATCGCGAGGCCGCGGGCTCGGCGATGCATTACGCGCTGGGGGCGGCGATCGGCGGCGGCTATGCGCTGGCGGTGCGGCAGTGGCCGGAGCTGGCCAGGGGCTGGGGCGTGCCGACCGGGCTGACCACGATGCTGCTGCTCGACGACCTTCTGGTCCCCGCCGCGGGCTGGGGGCCGTGGCCCGAGGCAGAGGTGCCGGGCAACGCCTATGGTCTCGCCTCGCACCTCGTGTTCGGCGTCGCGCTGGAGGGCGTGCGCCGCGCGGGCGAGGCGTTGCCGGCCTGA
- a CDS encoding heme lyase CcmF/NrfE family subunit, with translation MTAETGLAALWLAAALAALQVLLGVLGLRRDMPQAVGAIRAVAIVQGALAAVAMAALIRAFLDTDLSVALVAANSHSMKPWLYKFAGAWGNHEGSMLLWVTILGIAGAAVAKFEHRLAQPTLVATLAAQAAIALGFYAFLLFASNPFARLSPAPADGAGLNPLLQDPGLAFHPPTLYAGYVGLSVAFSFAVGALVTRDVGPVFARAMRPWVLAAWIFLTLGITAGSYWAYYELGWGGWWFWDPVENASLMPWLAATALLHSVTVLATRDGLRAWTVMLAVVAFSMSMIGTFLVRSGILTSVHAFAVDPQRGAFILVLLLLYIGGALALFGARVGTVRQGKLFEPFSREGALVANNLLLTVILGIVLIGTFYPIIAGAFDVQLSVGPPFFDSTAGPIALLLVAVMAVGPLLRWRRDDAEALIQRSFPAIAAALFAGVGVFLLGGPISVLPLAGVALAAGLAVASVAPLAKRNLARAPLHLWGMVIAHLGIAVSLAGMAISTAYTQETLLAVGVGDPARIAGYTVRLEGVRPLVSDNWSALEGRLAVTDESGARFVLRPQVRYFTTPVTTTNESAIATMWNGQLYTVLGALGDDGRWQLRLWWKPFVTLIWLGGAMIAIGGALSLVGHQYRLWRTKQRAEAFA, from the coding sequence ATGACCGCCGAGACCGGCCTCGCCGCGCTGTGGCTCGCCGCTGCGCTCGCCGCATTGCAGGTACTGCTCGGCGTGCTCGGGCTGCGGCGCGACATGCCGCAGGCCGTCGGCGCGATCCGCGCGGTCGCGATCGTGCAGGGCGCGCTTGCCGCGGTCGCGATGGCGGCGCTGATCCGCGCCTTCCTCGACACCGATCTGTCGGTCGCGCTGGTCGCGGCCAACAGCCATTCGATGAAGCCGTGGCTCTACAAATTCGCGGGTGCGTGGGGCAATCACGAGGGCTCGATGCTGTTGTGGGTCACGATCCTTGGCATCGCCGGGGCAGCGGTCGCGAAATTCGAGCACCGCCTCGCACAGCCCACCCTCGTCGCGACGCTCGCCGCACAGGCGGCGATCGCGCTCGGCTTCTACGCCTTCCTGCTCTTCGCCTCCAACCCGTTCGCGCGGCTCAGCCCGGCGCCCGCCGATGGCGCCGGGCTCAACCCGCTGCTCCAGGACCCCGGGCTCGCTTTCCACCCGCCGACGCTCTACGCCGGCTATGTCGGGCTATCGGTCGCCTTCTCCTTCGCGGTCGGCGCGCTCGTCACCCGCGATGTCGGGCCGGTGTTCGCGCGCGCGATGCGGCCGTGGGTGCTGGCTGCATGGATCTTCCTGACGCTCGGCATCACCGCCGGCAGCTATTGGGCCTATTACGAACTCGGCTGGGGCGGCTGGTGGTTCTGGGACCCGGTCGAGAATGCCAGCCTGATGCCGTGGCTCGCCGCGACCGCGCTGCTCCATTCGGTGACGGTGCTCGCCACCCGCGACGGCCTGCGCGCATGGACGGTGATGCTCGCGGTGGTCGCCTTTTCGATGAGCATGATCGGCACCTTCCTGGTGCGCTCGGGCATCCTCACCAGCGTCCACGCCTTTGCGGTCGATCCGCAGCGCGGCGCGTTCATCCTCGTGCTGCTGCTGCTCTATATCGGTGGCGCGCTGGCATTGTTCGGCGCGCGGGTCGGTACCGTCCGGCAGGGGAAATTGTTCGAGCCGTTCAGCCGCGAAGGCGCGCTGGTCGCCAACAACCTGCTGCTGACCGTGATCCTGGGCATCGTGCTGATCGGCACCTTCTACCCGATCATCGCCGGCGCGTTCGACGTCCAGCTGTCGGTCGGTCCGCCGTTCTTCGATTCGACCGCCGGGCCGATCGCCTTGCTGCTGGTCGCGGTGATGGCGGTCGGGCCGCTGCTGCGCTGGCGGCGTGACGACGCGGAGGCGCTGATCCAGCGTTCCTTCCCCGCGATCGCCGCGGCGCTGTTCGCGGGCGTCGGCGTGTTTCTGCTCGGCGGACCGATCAGCGTGCTGCCGCTGGCGGGGGTGGCGCTGGCCGCCGGGCTGGCGGTGGCGAGCGTCGCACCGCTCGCCAAGCGCAATCTCGCACGCGCGCCGCTGCATCTGTGGGGCATGGTGATCGCGCATCTCGGGATTGCGGTGTCGCTGGCGGGGATGGCGATCAGCACCGCCTATACGCAGGAGACGTTGCTCGCGGTCGGGGTCGGCGATCCGGCGCGGATCGCGGGGTATACGGTTCGGCTGGAGGGCGTACGCCCACTGGTCAGCGACAATTGGAGCGCGCTCGAAGGGCGGCTCGCGGTCACCGACGAGAGCGGCGCGCGCTTCGTGCTGCGCCCGCAGGTCCGCTATTTCACGACGCCGGTGACGACCACCAACGAAAGCGCGATCGCGACGATGTGGAACGGGCAGCTCTACACGGTGCTCGGCGCGCTGGGTGACGACGGGCGCTGGCAGTTGCGCTTGTGGTGGAAGCCGTTCGTGACGCTGATCTGGCTGGGCGGGGCGATGATCGCGATCGGCGGCGCGCTGTCGCTGGTCGGGCATCAATACCGGCTGTGGCGCACGAAGCAGCGGGCGGAGGCGTTTGCGTGA
- a CDS encoding efflux transporter outer membrane subunit yields the protein MAPKYERPTGSVPLALPEGGVYPRAATDAPDVTQIGWRDFFLDPRLRQVIETSLANNRDLRVAAANVLQARAQYRVQRSAIVPTTGVTGSATYTNNLFGAIGAAGGGAAAGGGTGAGAGTGTGTGVGAGTGGTGGGTGAAAGGAVGESSSNIQFYSANVGFSAFELDLFGRVRNLNRAALEQYFATEEAQRSTRISLIAEVASAWLQLAADQEQLRLSRETLKTFEETVRLTSAQFRIGVASELEARQAETNYQAARNDIATLTAQVARDQNALNLLAGTTVTAEQLPASLGTVAFTRDALPGDVSSAVLLRRPDVLQAEHQLIAQNANIGAARAAFFPRISLTATIGTISSALTGLFGGGTFNYNAAPSLQLPLFDGGRNAGNLDYAKASREAAVATYEKAIQTAFREVADALAQRGTIGEQLSAQGARANAASVAARLSDARYRAGVDSFLTSLDAQRTAYSAQQQLVTTRLTQANNLIELYRALGGGLAGEVPATANR from the coding sequence ATGGCACCCAAATACGAACGCCCGACCGGTTCGGTGCCGCTCGCCCTGCCGGAAGGCGGCGTGTACCCGCGCGCCGCCACCGACGCGCCCGACGTGACGCAGATCGGCTGGCGCGACTTCTTCCTCGATCCCCGGCTGCGGCAGGTGATCGAGACGTCGCTCGCCAACAATCGCGACCTGCGCGTCGCGGCGGCCAATGTGCTTCAGGCGCGCGCGCAATATCGCGTCCAGCGCTCCGCGATCGTCCCGACCACCGGCGTCACCGGCTCGGCGACCTATACCAACAACCTGTTCGGCGCGATCGGCGCGGCGGGCGGCGGCGCTGCTGCCGGCGGCGGCACCGGCGCGGGTGCCGGTACGGGTACCGGCACAGGGGTGGGCGCCGGGACCGGCGGCACCGGTGGCGGCACGGGGGCGGCGGCCGGTGGAGCGGTCGGCGAAAGCTCGTCGAACATTCAATTTTATTCGGCCAACGTCGGCTTCTCGGCGTTCGAGCTCGACCTGTTCGGCCGCGTCCGCAACCTCAACCGCGCCGCGCTCGAGCAATATTTCGCGACCGAGGAAGCGCAGCGCAGCACCCGGATCAGCCTGATCGCCGAAGTGGCGAGTGCATGGCTGCAACTCGCCGCCGATCAGGAGCAACTCCGGCTCAGCCGCGAGACGCTCAAGACCTTCGAGGAAACGGTGCGGCTCACCAGCGCGCAGTTCCGCATCGGGGTCGCCTCGGAGTTGGAGGCGCGACAGGCCGAAACCAACTATCAAGCGGCGCGCAACGACATCGCGACGCTGACCGCGCAGGTCGCGCGCGATCAGAATGCGCTCAACCTGCTGGCGGGCACCACCGTGACGGCGGAGCAATTGCCCGCTTCGCTCGGCACCGTCGCCTTCACCCGCGACGCGCTGCCGGGCGACGTGTCGTCGGCGGTGCTGCTGCGGCGCCCCGACGTGCTGCAGGCCGAGCATCAGCTGATCGCGCAGAATGCCAATATCGGCGCGGCGCGCGCGGCATTCTTCCCGCGCATCTCGCTGACCGCGACGATCGGGACGATCTCCTCGGCGCTGACGGGGCTCTTCGGGGGCGGGACCTTCAACTACAATGCCGCGCCGTCGCTGCAGCTGCCGTTGTTCGACGGCGGCCGCAACGCCGGCAACCTCGATTATGCCAAGGCGTCGCGTGAGGCGGCGGTCGCCACCTATGAGAAGGCGATCCAGACCGCGTTCCGCGAGGTTGCGGATGCATTGGCGCAGCGCGGCACGATCGGCGAGCAGCTGTCGGCGCAGGGCGCGCGCGCCAATGCCGCGTCGGTGGCGGCGCGGCTGTCGGATGCGCGCTACCGCGCCGGGGTCGATTCGTTCCTGACCTCGCTCGATGCGCAGCGTACCGCCTATTCGGCGCAGCAGCAGTTGGTGACGACCCGGCTGACGCAGGCGAACAACCTGATTGAGCTGTACCGCGCGCTGGGCGGTGGCTTGGCGGGAGAGGTGCCGGCGACCGCCAATCGCTGA
- a CDS encoding STN domain-containing protein — MFSPIVRSLALLGTACTLLAAVPAAAECTREKVRVDLPEQRMDERVQALAHLSGCFMEVDTTLLADKQARRLKGRMVPRDALYRSLRGSGLEAARYKGHWRIDRRQQERFARRVATLRATTAAQREREAIGKQRAADVDHTLRHIEKAVPREVNEQAHLDVTDRIRFDERLDRVARKIGTPPTPLAMGWVAPVQ, encoded by the coding sequence ATGTTCTCGCCGATCGTCCGTTCGCTCGCCCTGCTGGGCACGGCCTGCACCCTGCTCGCTGCCGTGCCGGCGGCGGCGGAATGCACGCGGGAGAAGGTCCGCGTCGACCTGCCCGAGCAGCGGATGGACGAGCGGGTGCAGGCGCTGGCGCATCTGTCCGGTTGCTTCATGGAGGTCGACACCACGCTGCTCGCCGACAAGCAGGCGCGGCGGCTGAAGGGGCGGATGGTCCCGCGCGACGCGCTGTATCGCTCGTTGCGCGGCAGCGGGCTGGAGGCGGCGCGCTACAAGGGTCACTGGCGGATCGACCGCCGCCAGCAGGAGCGGTTCGCGCGTCGTGTCGCGACCCTGCGCGCCACCACCGCCGCGCAGCGCGAGCGGGAGGCGATCGGCAAGCAGCGCGCGGCCGACGTCGACCACACGCTGCGCCATATCGAAAAGGCGGTCCCGCGTGAGGTGAACGAGCAGGCGCACCTCGACGTCACCGACCGCATCCGCTTCGACGAGCGGCTCGACCGCGTCGCGCGCAAGATCGGCACGCCGCCCACGCCATTGGCGATGGGCTGGGTCGCGCCGGTTCAGTAA
- a CDS encoding cytochrome c-type biogenesis protein gives MRALTAAAILLAAPLAAQTALPQLAYTQLRDPDQERQARALMETLRCVVCQGQSIADSDADMAGEMRALVRQRIARGETPEAVRSWLIARYGDYVSYAPPLRAATLPLWLAPLVLLALGAWLARATFRRR, from the coding sequence GTGAGGGCGCTGACCGCCGCCGCCATCTTGCTCGCCGCGCCGCTCGCCGCGCAGACCGCGCTGCCGCAACTCGCCTATACGCAGTTGCGCGATCCCGATCAGGAGCGGCAGGCGCGCGCGCTGATGGAGACGCTGCGCTGCGTCGTCTGTCAGGGGCAGTCGATCGCCGATTCGGACGCCGATATGGCGGGCGAGATGCGCGCGCTGGTGCGGCAGCGGATCGCGCGCGGCGAGACGCCCGAGGCGGTGCGGTCGTGGCTGATCGCGCGCTACGGCGATTATGTCAGCTATGCCCCGCCGTTGCGCGCCGCGACGCTTCCGCTGTGGCTCGCGCCGCTGGTGCTGCTCGCGCTCGGCGCCTGGCTGGCCCGCGCGACCTTCCGTCGTCGGTGA
- a CDS encoding autotransporter assembly complex protein TamA encodes MWPDVGRHRVLGHVVCGAMIVTGPAFAQTAPTPPLVVPPAPMSDVDPNDQLAPLPDIGVDWPDLAAAPGDPTAATNSVAASFRYGWRIDGVDTVGGTLLKQRFRELSVLAGAEGKEANAAQLDRRARQDADLLVTLLKGGGYYDATVTTRVERAKNRPVVVLAATPGPLYRFTGVTLAGVEAAGTKEPVLRDAFGVKANDPVNADAIAAAEANLKTRIGEEGFPFAQVGDPEVVVDRATQTATLAMEVAPGTARRFGRITVNADNKVFDAAHVQDIARFTPGQPYETSQVDDLRRALVQTGLVSTAEVRTVPGADPAVVDVAVRLEPAPPRTVAVELGYGTGEGARSEISWTHRNLFPPEGAVTLRGVAGTREQLGQITFRRNNFHARDRVLTAQLSAAHLRRDAFDAQTISLSAALERQTNIFFQKTWTWSLGAELVATDERDVIASTGVPRRRTFLIGALPTSLGYDGSDDLLNPTRGFRLSGRVSPEISLQNTVFGYTRVQLDASKYQPVTSSVVLAGRMRLGTILGAPRDQIAPSRRFYAGGGASVRGYSFQSIGPRDVNNDPIGGRSLAEFAIEARVKAFGNFGVVPFLDGGNIYTGGLPDFSGLRYGAGIGVRYYSNFGPIRVDVGTPINPQPGDSRIAVYVSLGQAF; translated from the coding sequence ATGTGGCCGGACGTGGGGCGGCACCGCGTGCTGGGTCACGTCGTGTGCGGCGCGATGATTGTGACGGGACCGGCGTTCGCGCAGACCGCGCCCACGCCGCCGCTCGTCGTGCCGCCGGCGCCGATGAGCGATGTCGATCCCAACGATCAGCTCGCACCCTTGCCCGATATCGGGGTCGACTGGCCCGATCTCGCTGCCGCCCCCGGTGATCCGACGGCCGCGACGAACAGCGTCGCCGCCAGCTTCCGTTACGGCTGGCGGATCGACGGCGTCGACACGGTCGGCGGCACCTTGCTGAAGCAGCGGTTCCGTGAACTATCGGTGCTGGCCGGCGCGGAGGGCAAGGAAGCCAATGCCGCGCAGCTCGATCGTCGCGCCCGGCAGGACGCCGACCTGCTCGTCACGTTGCTCAAGGGCGGCGGCTATTACGATGCCACCGTCACGACGCGCGTCGAGCGTGCGAAGAACCGCCCGGTGGTGGTGCTCGCCGCGACGCCGGGGCCGCTCTACCGCTTTACCGGCGTAACGCTCGCCGGGGTCGAGGCCGCGGGGACGAAGGAACCGGTGTTGCGCGACGCCTTCGGGGTGAAGGCCAATGATCCGGTCAACGCCGACGCGATCGCCGCCGCCGAGGCCAATCTGAAGACCCGCATCGGCGAGGAGGGCTTTCCCTTTGCGCAGGTCGGCGATCCGGAAGTGGTGGTCGATCGCGCGACGCAGACCGCGACGCTGGCAATGGAGGTCGCGCCGGGCACCGCGCGGCGGTTCGGGCGGATCACCGTCAACGCGGACAACAAGGTCTTCGACGCCGCGCATGTGCAGGACATCGCACGCTTCACCCCCGGCCAACCCTATGAGACCTCGCAGGTCGACGATTTGCGACGCGCGCTCGTCCAGACCGGGCTGGTCTCGACCGCCGAGGTGCGCACCGTGCCCGGCGCTGACCCGGCGGTGGTCGACGTCGCGGTGCGGCTGGAACCCGCGCCGCCGCGCACCGTCGCGGTCGAGCTGGGCTATGGCACCGGCGAGGGCGCGCGCTCGGAGATCAGCTGGACGCACCGCAACCTGTTCCCGCCCGAAGGCGCGGTGACGCTGCGCGGCGTGGCGGGCACGCGCGAACAGCTTGGGCAGATCACGTTCCGGCGCAACAATTTCCACGCGCGCGACCGCGTGCTGACTGCGCAATTGTCCGCCGCGCATCTGCGCCGCGACGCCTTCGACGCACAGACGATCTCGCTGTCGGCGGCGCTGGAACGGCAGACGAACATCTTCTTTCAAAAGACCTGGACGTGGTCGCTGGGGGCCGAACTGGTCGCGACCGACGAGCGCGACGTGATCGCCTCGACCGGCGTCCCGCGCCGCCGCACCTTCCTGATCGGCGCGCTGCCCACCAGCCTCGGCTATGACGGGTCGGACGATCTGCTCAACCCGACGCGCGGCTTCCGGCTGTCGGGGCGGGTCAGTCCCGAGATATCTTTGCAGAACACCGTTTTCGGCTACACTCGCGTCCAGCTCGATGCGAGCAAGTACCAGCCGGTGACCTCGTCGGTGGTGCTGGCGGGGCGGATGCGCCTCGGCACGATCCTGGGCGCGCCGCGTGACCAGATCGCGCCGTCACGGCGTTTTTACGCGGGCGGCGGCGCGTCGGTGCGCGGCTACAGCTTCCAGTCGATCGGCCCGCGCGACGTCAACAACGATCCGATCGGCGGGCGCAGCCTCGCGGAATTCGCGATCGAGGCGCGCGTGAAGGCGTTCGGCAATTTCGGCGTCGTGCCGTTCCTCGACGGCGGCAACATCTACACTGGCGGACTGCCCGATTTCAGCGGGCTGCGCTACGGCGCGGGGATCGGCGTGCGTTACTACAGCAACTTCGGCCCGATCCGCGTCGACGTCGGCACCCCGATCAATCCGCAGCCGGGTGACTCGCGGATCGCGGTCTATGTCTCGCTGGGGCAGGCGTTCTGA